A section of the Streptomyces sp. Je 1-369 genome encodes:
- a CDS encoding DUF5993 family protein — protein MDTLIFAGLLAGLAALYRERSPAVVLGVWWVVLAATAVLLAHHITSGLSLGLTY, from the coding sequence ATGGACACCCTGATCTTCGCCGGGCTCCTCGCCGGGCTGGCCGCCCTGTACCGGGAGCGGTCCCCCGCGGTGGTGCTCGGGGTGTGGTGGGTGGTCCTGGCCGCCACCGCGGTGCTGCTCGCGCACCACATCACCAGCGGCCTCTCGCTCGGGCTGACCTACTGA
- a CDS encoding GNAT family N-acetyltransferase, giving the protein MLQGRTVALRARHPQDIPLLQAGLYDDVATHARADARPWRPIVPGSGDTHFAVDDTEQRHAAFSVVEREGGTLLGAAGLWHIDTHNRTAHLGLALLPAARGQGRGGDAVAVLCHYAFVVRGLQRLQIETLADNTAMLRCAERNGFVREGVLRSSAWVMGRFADEVVLGLLAQDYR; this is encoded by the coding sequence ATGCTCCAGGGCCGCACGGTCGCACTCCGGGCCCGGCACCCGCAGGACATCCCCCTGCTGCAGGCCGGTCTCTACGACGACGTCGCCACCCACGCGCGCGCTGATGCCCGCCCGTGGCGGCCGATCGTCCCCGGCTCCGGGGACACGCACTTCGCGGTGGACGACACCGAGCAGCGCCACGCCGCCTTCTCCGTGGTGGAGCGGGAGGGCGGCACGCTGCTGGGCGCCGCGGGCCTGTGGCACATCGACACCCACAACCGCACCGCGCACCTGGGCCTGGCCCTGCTGCCGGCCGCCCGCGGCCAGGGCCGGGGCGGCGACGCGGTCGCGGTGCTGTGCCACTACGCCTTCGTCGTACGCGGCCTGCAGCGGCTGCAGATCGAGACGCTCGCGGACAACACCGCGATGCTGCGCTGCGCCGAGCGCAACGGCTTCGTGCGCGAGGGCGTGCTGCGCTCCTCGGCCTGGGTGATGGGCCGCTTCGCGGACGAGGTGGTACTCGGCCTCCTGGCCCAGGACTACCGCTGA
- a CDS encoding disulfide bond formation protein B encodes MATARQAEGARRGCGPPWLGQAQFWFACLFAAGWTGVVCGGLAVQFGSWEYPCPLCMVQRMFMLLAALGALHVVRAGMRGTIGGRDYMTGWGLALVACMAGAFTSWRQTMLHILPGDAGYGAPVLGLHLYVWAWILFMAAVAAIGILLAFAPWTAAPGLPAPVCRRAGQLVFAFVALVTAVNLVAVFLLEGFHWFLPDDPGRYQFFYDLKILKK; translated from the coding sequence ATGGCCACCGCGCGGCAGGCGGAAGGGGCCCGCCGGGGCTGCGGGCCGCCGTGGCTGGGGCAGGCGCAGTTCTGGTTCGCGTGTCTGTTCGCGGCCGGCTGGACGGGCGTGGTCTGCGGCGGCCTGGCCGTGCAGTTCGGCTCCTGGGAGTACCCCTGCCCCCTGTGCATGGTGCAGCGGATGTTCATGCTGCTGGCCGCCCTGGGCGCGCTGCACGTCGTCCGCGCGGGCATGCGCGGAACGATCGGCGGCCGTGACTACATGACGGGCTGGGGCCTTGCCCTGGTGGCCTGCATGGCCGGCGCCTTCACCTCCTGGCGGCAGACGATGCTGCACATCCTGCCGGGCGATGCGGGGTACGGCGCTCCGGTGCTGGGCCTGCACCTGTACGTGTGGGCGTGGATCCTGTTCATGGCGGCGGTGGCGGCCATCGGCATCCTTTTGGCCTTCGCGCCCTGGACGGCCGCGCCCGGCCTGCCCGCCCCGGTGTGCCGGCGCGCGGGACAGCTGGTGTTCGCCTTCGTGGCGCTGGTGACGGCGGTGAACCTGGTCGCGGTGTTCCTGCTGGAGGGCTTCCACTGGTTCCTGCCCGACGACCCCGGCCGCTACCAGTTCTTCTACGATCTCAAGATCCTGAAGAAGTAG